The following proteins are encoded in a genomic region of Deinococcus detaillensis:
- a CDS encoding NUDIX hydrolase has protein sequence MISSSPTSQVPVPGAGGVVLRGRRVLLVRYKSGDWAFPKGHLEAGESAQQAAVREVREETGVQASIAGELPTTHYTNDRGEARAITWFLMEASTEAGELESTFIEGGFVSADEALSTLSFDEDRELLRAALKQAGREG, from the coding sequence ATGATTTCATCTTCCCCCACGTCTCAAGTGCCGGTACCGGGAGCGGGCGGTGTGGTGCTGCGCGGCCGCCGGGTGCTGCTGGTGCGCTACAAAAGCGGTGACTGGGCTTTTCCCAAAGGTCACCTCGAAGCGGGCGAAAGCGCCCAGCAAGCCGCCGTGCGTGAGGTGCGGGAAGAAACCGGCGTGCAGGCCAGCATCGCCGGCGAGTTGCCCACCACCCACTACACCAATGACCGGGGCGAGGCCAGAGCCATCACTTGGTTTTTGATGGAGGCCAGCACCGAAGCGGGCGAACTCGAAAGCACGTTTATTGAGGGCGGTTTTGTAAGCGCCGACGAAGCGCTGAGCACGCTGAGCTTTGATGAAGACCGCGAGCTGCTCCGCGCCGCTCTCAAGCAAGCTGGACGTGAAGGATGA
- a CDS encoding gamma carbonic anhydrase family protein: MSLHSLEGFTPQIDESAFIAPSADVIGRVVIGQNASVWFGAVLRGDLEAITVGEGSNVQDGAVLHTDPGFPCTLGQNVTVGHRAIVHGAVCADGSLVGMGAVMLNGSRLGKGAVLGAGALLPEGREVPDGMLAVGVPAKVIKAVDAAGNAANYVANAARYRAELKSANSAKAQGDGSRDQ; the protein is encoded by the coding sequence ATGAGCCTGCACAGTTTGGAAGGCTTTACGCCGCAGATTGACGAATCGGCGTTTATTGCCCCCAGCGCCGACGTGATCGGGCGCGTGGTGATCGGCCAAAACGCCTCGGTGTGGTTTGGCGCGGTGCTGCGCGGCGATTTGGAGGCGATCACAGTGGGAGAAGGCAGCAACGTGCAAGACGGCGCGGTGCTGCACACCGACCCCGGCTTTCCCTGCACTCTCGGCCAGAACGTGACGGTAGGCCACCGCGCCATCGTTCACGGCGCGGTCTGCGCAGACGGCAGCTTGGTAGGGATGGGCGCGGTGATGCTCAACGGCAGCCGCCTCGGCAAGGGCGCGGTGCTGGGCGCGGGGGCGCTGCTCCCCGAAGGCCGCGAAGTGCCGGACGGAATGCTGGCGGTGGGCGTGCCGGCCAAAGTCATCAAGGCCGTGGACGCAGCAGGCAACGCCGCCAACTACGTCGCCAATGCGGCCCGCTACCGTGCTGAACTGAAGAGTGCTAACTCAGCCAAAGCCCAAGGAGACGGCTCCCGTGACCAATAA
- the tsaB gene encoding tRNA (adenosine(37)-N6)-threonylcarbamoyltransferase complex dimerization subunit type 1 TsaB, giving the protein MNLSPDPITLAIETATPYLALGLLTPHGEFCEVRQVGRAHAEQLPAALEMLFAAANLPKSAVQQIVIGTGPGSYTGVRVGASYALGLGRAIGAPVLGIGTLESLIDAQHEGEQAVSLDARKGQLYGAVYRVSGGSIVQTLLPAAKYDQADFAERVSAYVWRQDPAPDAAALARAGRLSGAAKWTLQYL; this is encoded by the coding sequence ATGAACTTATCTCCTGACCCCATTACCCTTGCCATCGAAACGGCCACGCCTTATCTGGCGCTGGGATTGCTGACGCCGCACGGCGAATTTTGCGAAGTGCGCCAAGTCGGGCGTGCCCACGCCGAGCAGCTTCCTGCCGCTCTGGAAATGTTGTTCGCGGCAGCCAATCTGCCAAAAAGCGCCGTGCAGCAAATCGTGATCGGCACTGGGCCGGGGTCGTATACCGGCGTGCGGGTGGGGGCCAGCTACGCGCTAGGACTGGGCCGCGCCATCGGTGCGCCCGTGCTGGGCATCGGCACCTTGGAGAGTTTGATCGACGCCCAGCACGAGGGAGAGCAGGCCGTCTCGCTGGACGCCCGCAAAGGCCAGCTTTACGGCGCGGTGTACCGGGTCAGCGGCGGCAGCATCGTTCAAACGCTGCTGCCCGCCGCCAAGTACGACCAAGCCGACTTTGCCGAGCGGGTCAGCGCTTATGTGTGGCGGCAAGACCCCGCTCCCGACGCTGCGGCTTTGGCCCGCGCCGGAAGGCTGAGCGGCGCGGCGAAATGGACCCTACAGTATTTGTGA